In the genome of Leopardus geoffroyi isolate Oge1 chromosome B1, O.geoffroyi_Oge1_pat1.0, whole genome shotgun sequence, the window GCTACGTTCCCTGCACCCTCCATCTTTCATAATCCCAGCTTTGTACCCGGCCTGGGGAATTTCTGGGGGCATGACCGGGAATACTTAAGCGGCGATTGGGAGGAGGCCGCAAATTCTCAATTTATTCAGCTCCCCACTTTTCCCTCCTTAGATGGGTCGCCTCGGAGTGTTCTGAGTAGATACCTACCCTCGTCCGCGTCATACATATTGGCAAAGGGTTTCCAAGTTCCTAACTCTAGAAATCCGAAAAAAGCGAGCGGTGGCCGCCGGCGCCCGAGCGTGAGGCGAAGTAATTTCCGTCTCCGGCGTTCCCAGAATGCTCTCCTTTTCAGGCCAGAGGCCACCCACAAAGAAGCTAACGTAAGATCTGCGCCTGCGCAAGTGGTAGGCCGAGCCTAGGTAAGGGTTAGAATTGCGCACGCGCAAATCGTGGGCCATCGCGTTCTCTGGCTGATTGCGAGAAAGGCTCTCACAGTCGGCGCATGccaattaaagtttatttttctatatccttgcACGTTGAcacctggaaaaaaagaaacaaaaagatgtatTGATAAAAGGCTTTAATTGGGACCATGAGTATGCGGCATTCgatttttctttgcagttttaaGGAccaaaaaacaagtttttaaaaacgtGATTCATTAAAAGGTTGCGCCAGCGGTGGCGCATAGAATAAGCCCGGTAGTAAAACCCTCGCTAGCCTCCTGCCCACCCATTTCAGCTTAGGTCGCCGGTGCTTTTGCCGCAGCTTTGAATGGGTTTCCAGGCCTCAGATCCTTCATCTCGAGAACCCACAGGAATAGAAACGAAAGGAAGAGACGAAATGTGTCGGACAAACAACAGCCCTCAGCTAGTCCAGGGTTTACGTCTCGAATTTAACACGCACCTCGGACCTCAATGCGCCTGCGCGCGCGTGACTCCACCCTTGCCCTTACTCGTGGCGCTGTTCCCCATGCTGCCTGCTCGCCTGGCTTGCAGGCGGCTGTGGCCCTTCTTACGGGGATCTGCTCCCACGGTAGCGCGCCATGGCACTCAGGAGCAGCTTCTCGAGAGATGGGTGGCTGCCTTTTCCTCCCAGCACCCATCAAACCTGGGACGTAGGCTTTCTCGTGGCTCAACGGCAACTAGGGATTACGAAGGAAGAACTGACATGGAGGAGCATTTTTTGTTCCCCGAGTACGTCTCGGAGCCCGAGCCCGCACCGACCCTCGAAGAGCAGCTGCGAGAGCTGCAACAGcggcaagaggaggaggagctaCAGAAACAGCAGCGGCGGGAAGAGCGGCGGCGGCAAAAGCTACGGGACAGGAGTCGACAACACCCGGTCGTGGGACACCCGGACCCGACGGTGCCACCCAGCGGCCTGAACTGCTCGGGCTGCGGAGCGGAGCTGCACTGCCAGGATCCCAGCGTGCCCGGCTACCTCCCCAGCGAGAAGTTCCTCAGCGCAGCGGCACAGACCGACGGCGGGCTGGCGCGGACCGTGTGCCAGCGTTGCTGGCTCCTAGTGCACCACCGGCGCGCTCTGCGCGTACAGATGAACCGCGAGCAGTATTTAGAGCTGGTGAGCGCAGCGCTGCGACGGCCGGGGCCCGCCCTGGTGCTTTACATGGTGGACCTTCTGGATCTGCCTGACCCCCTGCTGCCGGAGCTGCCCGCGCTGGTGGGCCCCAAGCAACTGATCGTGCTGGGGAACAAGGTGGACCTGCTGCCCCAGGACGCGCCCGGCTACCTGCAGCGGCTACGGGAGCGACTGTGGGACGACTGTACCCGCGCAGGGCTCCTTCAGCTGTCTAGCCACCGAGGGCTACAGCACGCTGGGGAGGACGGGCCGCGAGACGAGAAGGAGAATTCGAAGCCTTCTGCCAGGGTCCGTACGGTGCTCAAGGACGTGAGGCTAATTAGCGCCAAGACTGGCTACGGAATCGAAGAATTGATCTCAGTGCTTCAGCGTTCCTGGCGTTACCGCGGCGACGTCTACCTGGTTGGCGCCACCAACGCTGGGAAGTCCACTCTCTTCAACACGCTCCTAGAATCTGATTACTGCATCGCCAAGGGCGCTGAAGCTATCGACAGAGCCACCATCTCCTCTTGGCCTGGTGAGCCTTAGGAGGCCCGTCCCCTTCCTTTTGTGAGATGCTGAGAGTCTTATCGCGGCCACCTAGTATATCCTTCCTTAATGTCCACCAAGGGCTGTCTGGAGtcttccctttaaaaattctctccctACTTTGGTCACACCTCTCTTTTGTGTCAGCCTAGTGCTTGGAAACTTATATGTTAGAGTAATTTTCTCATGGAGCACTTGTATGTTCAgtcactgtgctaggcactgtagATGAACCGGGGAACAAAGCAAGAGTTCCTGCTCTCTTGGAAGTTTCTCGGTAGCTTTACTTATTTGTATGTTTCTCTGGAAAGTCCTtcgtttacttttttttttttccttcttttactttctAAAGCTCACTCCACCCTCTCAGTCTTATTCTCCATATCTTAAGTTTAGTCATAAGATCAGTATACTATACACATTTAACATTTGAATAATTCACTAATGCTATATGATGTGACTCTGAGAGAAAAAGTCAACTTTGTGGTttcggtttttgtttgtctttttaattttatttttaagtaatctttacattcagtgtgggactcgaactcacaaccctgagatcaagagtcgcaggctccactgactgagccagccaggcacccctcaagtttgTGGTTTTAAGAAACttctgtaggggtgcctgggtggctcagtcggttaagcgtccgacttcggctcaggtcatgatctcacggtcggtgagttcaagccctgtgtcgggctctgtgctgacagctcagagcctggagcctgcttccgattctgtgtctccctctctctctgaccctcccccgttcatgctctgtctctgtctcaaaaataaataaacattaaaaaaaaattaaaaagggagaaataaacttctgtaaTTGCAAAACAGGTCCTTTTGTGACCCTGTTTGTATTTAACAGTTGGCAAAACTGCCTCATTGTTCCTTTGAAACCAGTGTTTAGCTTTGATGGGCCATATTTCTCTGTCCAGGACTTTAGTTAAATTATACACAGAAGTGCTCTTATACTTGATGATAGtacagtgaaaatgaaaagaaggggaaaaaaagcaggtcTGCAGATttgagattcaaatccaggttgAGCCTTTGAGCCAATCTCTGagcctatttcctcatctgtaaaagtaaGAATTATTTTGTAGAGGGTTGTCACAAAGGTTCCGTGAAGTAAATCACTGTACCCAAGACAAGGTAGCTCCTCAAAAATGTAGGTTTTTCTCCccttattctctcttcttttataatgtttataacaatatatttattctttggtATTTCAGGTACTACATTAAACCTTCTGAAGTTTCCTATTTGCAACCCAACACCTTACAGGATGTTTGAAAGgcaaaaaaggcttaaaaaagaTGCAACTAAAGCTGAAGAAGATCTTAGTCAGCAAGAGCAACATCAACTTAATCTTTTGAAAAAGCACGGTTATGTAGTAGGTAAGCATCTTCTTTAGAAAACTCTTGTCGGGGCTATGCTAAAAATTTTTGTGGAGCAACATGGAATACAGCTGTCTGGGGCTAGCCAGTTTTTGTGGCTATTGGGAAAAGACTACTTTCCCAGTTCTGGAACAAAGAGGCCCCTTTAGAGGCAAAGCTACTATTTGGAAAC includes:
- the NOA1 gene encoding nitric oxide-associated protein 1 isoform X1 translates to MGFQASDPSSREPTGIETKGRDEMCRTNNSPQLVQGLRLEFNTHLGPQCACARVTPPLPLLVALFPMLPARLACRRLWPFLRGSAPTVARHGTQEQLLERWVAAFSSQHPSNLGRRLSRGSTATRDYEGRTDMEEHFLFPEYVSEPEPAPTLEEQLRELQQRQEEEELQKQQRREERRRQKLRDRSRQHPVVGHPDPTVPPSGLNCSGCGAELHCQDPSVPGYLPSEKFLSAAAQTDGGLARTVCQRCWLLVHHRRALRVQMNREQYLELVSAALRRPGPALVLYMVDLLDLPDPLLPELPALVGPKQLIVLGNKVDLLPQDAPGYLQRLRERLWDDCTRAGLLQLSSHRGLQHAGEDGPRDEKENSKPSARVRTVLKDVRLISAKTGYGIEELISVLQRSWRYRGDVYLVGATNAGKSTLFNTLLESDYCIAKGAEAIDRATISSWPGTTLNLLKFPICNPTPYRMFERQKRLKKDATKAEEDLSQQEQHQLNLLKKHGYVVGRVGRTFLYSEEQKDEAAFEFDADSLAFDMGNEPVMVANKSTKRIELTPQDVKDAHWFHDTPGITKENCVLNLLTEKEVNTVLPTHSIVPRTFVLKPGMVLFLGAIGRIDFLQGNQSAWFTVVASSLLPVHITSLDKADTMYKKHAGHTLLKVPMGGEERMAGFPPLIGEDITLNEGLGESEAVADIKFSSAGWVAVTPQFKDRLHLRGYTPQGTVLTVRPPLLPYIVNIKGERIKRSVAYKTKKPPSLVYNLQKKKNR
- the NOA1 gene encoding nitric oxide-associated protein 1 isoform X2, whose amino-acid sequence is MLPARLACRRLWPFLRGSAPTVARHGTQEQLLERWVAAFSSQHPSNLGRRLSRGSTATRDYEGRTDMEEHFLFPEYVSEPEPAPTLEEQLRELQQRQEEEELQKQQRREERRRQKLRDRSRQHPVVGHPDPTVPPSGLNCSGCGAELHCQDPSVPGYLPSEKFLSAAAQTDGGLARTVCQRCWLLVHHRRALRVQMNREQYLELVSAALRRPGPALVLYMVDLLDLPDPLLPELPALVGPKQLIVLGNKVDLLPQDAPGYLQRLRERLWDDCTRAGLLQLSSHRGLQHAGEDGPRDEKENSKPSARVRTVLKDVRLISAKTGYGIEELISVLQRSWRYRGDVYLVGATNAGKSTLFNTLLESDYCIAKGAEAIDRATISSWPGTTLNLLKFPICNPTPYRMFERQKRLKKDATKAEEDLSQQEQHQLNLLKKHGYVVGRVGRTFLYSEEQKDEAAFEFDADSLAFDMGNEPVMVANKSTKRIELTPQDVKDAHWFHDTPGITKENCVLNLLTEKEVNTVLPTHSIVPRTFVLKPGMVLFLGAIGRIDFLQVPMGGEERMAGFPPLIGEDITLNEGLGESEAVADIKFSSAGWVAVTPQFKDRLHLRGYTPQGTVLTVRPPLLPYIVNIKGERIKRSVAYKTKKPPSLVYNLQKKKNR